DNA from Acidobacteriota bacterium:
CTGCGACTTACGGGCAATATAATGTCGGCTCTTGGAAATGTCAATCGAAGCGCCGCGGCGGCTCTTCGTCCGGCGGCGCGGGAGCAGCCGTCTTTCGGACTTGGGCCGACTTCCGGGCGATCTCGGCCAGAGCGTCGACAAGTTCAGGAAGGGAGGCAACGTCAAAACCATGGTGGATCGTGGCGACGATGCCCCGTTCGGAGACTTCCCGGACCTGGCATAATCCCTTCGATTGATCGAGGATCCCGGCGATCCGGGCCAGCGCGGACGAGGCCGGGAATCCGGTCAGGTTCTCACGCATCGCCTGGGCGGCGGCCCGCATCAGGCGCGGGCTGACATAACTGAAACCATTCCCCTTGCGGGGCAGGCGGGCGGCGATCTCCTTAAAGTCCTTGTCGGCGGACAGGCGCGGCCCCATTCCGGAAAGAACCGCGTCCAGGAGTGAGGGCCGCGATGCGGCCACCAGCCAGCCGCCCTTCTGGGCGATCGCGGGCTCGACAGGAAAGGGCGCCAAAATCGGCGGGAAGACGATCTTCCGCACGTCCTGGTCGGCGCCGGCCGGCGGTTTCCCGGATTCGGGCGCCTTGGCCTTGATCGTGTCGAAGATGTAGTCGTCCTTGACATGAATGAACAGGGCAAAGGCGGGTTCGGGGATCAAAACGGGCTTGTCTTTCGCCGGAATAGCCACTCTCTTTTCCGTATCCAGCGTGATTAGGTAGCCAAAGCGGCCGCCGTATGAGGCCATGAGCCGGTCGAAATCGATGCCCGCCATTTGAAGCGCGCCTTTCATCAAGGCCATGGCTTGATCCGGGCTCGGGCCCGCCTGGTTTTTCCCTTCCGCATCGCCGATGCGGGAACCGAATCGGCTTGCCCATTCGATCAGCCCGGCGATGTCGGCATCCTGGGAGACGGCCAGGGCCGTATCGGCCGGCAGCAGGTTCAGTTCATCAAGAGACCGCGCGGCCGCGCCTGCGGCATTCCAGATCAGGCCTTGATCTTTTCCTGGACGGTGGTGGAGGACGAGGCGTACGCGACGGAGACCCGGCTTGAAGGAGAAGGAACTGATACCGACACCGCTGATCTCGTCCAGTCCGTAGCTTTCGAACATGATTCGGGCCATGTCAAGGCCCGGACGGGCCTTGACCTTATGCTCTTCGGGCATAAGCTCGAGGGCCTTGTCGAACCCGTCCAGGGCATCCACGACAGCCCGCATGACTTGTTCGGCGTGCAGGTAGACGAAGACTTCGCCGCCCTTGTCCAACTTGGATGTCGTTTCGTAGAACGTGTTGTCCACATGAGAGGGCTGCCAGAGCGGGAGGACGTATCGGATAAAGGCCCAACCCGCGGCGGCACCCAGCAGAACTCCGATCAAGATGAAAATCAGGGCTTTTTTCATTTGCCACCTCCCTGCAGAGATTATACTCCGTTGCCGGGCTTTGGCAAACCACGGATTTCCGCTCTTGGCTTTTTGAGCCGGAAAGCGAGTCTCAAAGCCAAACAACTCAGGTTGACATCCCGCCGGACGCGACATATAGTGATTCTCTGTTGCCGGAAGACAGAGAAATATTGAGAGATTGGTCATGAAATGCTCCCGATGTCATTCCGATAATCCCGAGACATCCCGGTTTTGCAGCGAGTGCGGATCCCTGCTCTCAGACATGGTCACAAAAACCCTCGACTCGCCCGCTCCCGAGCTTAAAAAAGGGATGCTCTTCGCAAACAAGTATCGAATTGGAAGCGAGATCGGACGCGGCGGCATGGGCGTCGTATTTAAAGCCGAGGACACGAAGCTCAAGCGCCCCGTCGCCCTGAAGCTTCTCCCTCTCGAACAATCGCAGTCTCCCGAGGCCAAGGAGCGGTTCATGCGCGAGGCCCAGGCCGCGGCCGCCCTCGACCATGCCAACATATGTACAGTCTACGAGGTCGAGGAGCAAGACGGCCAAATGTATATCGCCATGGCCTACATTGATGGGATGAGCCTCAAGGAGAGAATCAACCGGAAGCCGCTCAAGATCGCAGAAGTCTTGGACATCGCCCTCCAGGTCGCAGAAGGCCTGGGGGAAGCTCATCGCAAAGGGGTCATTCACCGGGACATCAAACCGGCCAACATCATGCTCGCCGCCGGAGGCGCGGTCAAGATCATGGATTTCGGGCTGGCCCGTATGGAGGGCGCCGGAGACCTGACGCGGACGGATGCGGTTATGGGCACGGTCGCCTACATGTCTCCCGAGCAGGCCCTCGGTCAAAAGGTCGACCACCGAACGGATATCTGGTCGTTCGGCAGCCTGCTGTACGAGATGCTGGCCGGTCGCGGCCCCTTCCAGGGCGGCCATGAACAGGCGGTTTTTCAGGCCATTATCCACGGCGAGCCCGATCCAATTGCGGCTCTGCGGCAGGATATCCCGGCCGGCCTCGCCGGGATCCTGGAGCAATGCCTCCGGAAAAACGCCCTCAACCGCTATCCGGGTTTCCAGGCCCTGATCCATGACCTCAAAGACGTCAACCTTCATGGCATGGCCGATGCGCCCGCGCCCTCTACCAAAAAACCTTCTCCGTCCATCGCCGTCCTGCCCTTCGCCGACATGAGCCCCGCCAAGGACCAGGACTATTTCGCCGAGGGGATCGCCGACGAGCTGATCAACGCCCTGGCCCACATTCAGGACCTGCGGGTCGTGGCCCGAACCTCGGCCTTCATACTCAAGGGCATGAATCTCGACATCCGGGAGATCGGCCGGAAGCTCGACGTCAAGGCCGTTCTCGAAGGCAGCGTCCGGAAAGCCGGAAACCGCCTGCGCATCACCGCCCAGCTCATCAACGTCGAGGACGGCTTTCATCTGTGGTCGGAGCGCTACGACCGGGATATGGCCGACATCTTCGCCATTCAGGATGAGATCACGGCGGCCATCGTGGACAGTCTGAAAGTGACCTTGAAAATCGGAGAAAAGACCGCCCTCCGGAAGCGTTCAACGGAAGACCCGGAGGCCTACAGCCTCTACTTGAAGGGGCTCTATTTCTGCTCCAGACCGAGTCCTGAATCCTTTGAAAAGGCTCTGAATCTTTTCCGCGCCGCCATTGATAAAGACCCCGGTTTTGCTCAGGCCTACACGGGAGTGGCGATGGTCCATGGCGGGCGGGGCAACATGAACATGGCCTCACCGGCCGAGATGTGGCCGAAAGCCAAAGCCGCGGTTGCGAAAGCCCTGTCTCTGGATGAAAACCTGGCCGAAGCCCACGCCGTCGCCGCCATGATGTCGCTCTGGTTTGAGTGGGATTGGGATGCGGCCGGCCGGAGCCTGGATAAAGCCGTCTCGCTGAATCCGGGACACGCCATGTCCCATGGAGCCTACGGCTGGTATGGCTTAAATCGAAGACGGTTCGACGATGCGATCCGGGAAATCAATAAGGCCCTGGAGATCGACCCCTTGATGCCCCTCTTTTATGCCTGGTCCATAGGTCTTCATGTGGCCGTGGGAAACCCTGACGAGGCCCTCCGGGAATTCACGAGGGCCCTGGACATCGAGCCGAACAACGGCCTGGCCCATTTTCATGCCGGAATGGCTTATCTGCGCAAAGGACTTCTGGACGAGGCCCTGGACACCTTTGAAAAAGGGAAAAGGCTAGCCATCTTCCCCGGATGGATCGAGGGAAATCTCGGGTTGATCCACGTGATGAAAGGGAATCGCGAAAAAGCGGCTCGAATCCTGGAGGGGATGATCGAAAACAAGAAAAAAATTGAAAACCTTTCATCCGTAAGCACCGCCTGGCTGTCGGGAGCTCTGGGAAAACTCGACCTGGCCTTCGAATTTCTGAACAGGGCTTATGAAGAACGCGATACGTTAATGCCTTTCATTCACATTTATACCGGGTGGTTCTCTCCCGCGATGACCGTCGACCCGCGCTTTAAAGCCCTTCTGGCCGGGTTGAAACTGGATTTTTAAACCTCAGCCAAGCAACTCTCATTTTTGCAGGGAGGACCGAATGTCAAAATCACGAAAAGCCGTTCCGGCGATCATCGCCGCACTCGTTCTGATAACCCTGTCCTCGACCGCCCAGAGTCCGGTCCGCTGGGACGCCGTCGCCAAGATCCGCGAGGAGGGGCTTCAGCGCTCCCAGGTCATGGACATCGCCGGCTATATCACCGATGTTCTCGGCGCCCGCCTCACGAACTCCGAGGCCATGAAACGGGCTCAGGACTGGGCCGCGGAAAAAATGTCGAGTCTCGGCCTCGCGAACGTTGTTGCCGAGCCCTTCATGGACTACGGCGTCACCTGGGACAACGAGTATTTTTCTCTCCACATGATCGAACCCGACTATACACCCATGACCGGCTTTCCGCTGACGCATACCCCGGGCACTCCGGGACGTCTCGTTTGCCCGGTGGTCGTCGCCGATGTCCGGACACAGGCCGATCTCGAACCTCTGAAAGGCAAACTCCGGGGTGCAGCGGTCCTGGCCTCTCCGCCGCTTCCGATCAGTCAGGCGGCACTCGCCCAGGGTGTCCGGCGCCTGACGGACGAAGATCTCCGAAAACTCGAAGAGAACGTCGTGCCTCCGCCCGCACGGCCGGCCCCGCCGCCGCCCAATCCCGACGTCCTCAAGCCGGAAGACAAAATCGCCTTCTTCAAGTCCGAGGGCGCCGCCGCCGTTTTCCAGTGCGACGGAGGCCGGCCGGGTGTCGTCATCGGCTTCGCCCGGCCCGGCACCAAGGACGACATGTGGTCGCGCGAAAAGAGTCTCGATTCCCTGCCCATCGTCGCCGTGACGCCGGAACACTACAATCGGATGGTCCGGATTTTGAAGCGCGGCATACCCGTCAACATCGAGATCGAAATCCGCAACCGGCACGGAGAAGAGGTCATGCCGGCCGCAAACCTCATCGGGGAAATTCCGGGGACCGATCTCAAGGACGAGATCGTGATGATCGGCGCCCATTTCGACAGCTGGCACGCCAGCCCCAACGCCAGCGACAACGCTTCGGGCTGCGCCGTGGTTCTCGAAGCCGCCCGCATCCTGAAAGCCGTCGGCGCCGTGCCGCGCCGGACGATCCGCGTCGCCCTTTGGAGCGGCGAAGAACAGGGGATTTTCGGGTCGAAGGCCTATGTGTTACGGCATTTCGGAAATCCCAAGGATCCGGACAACCCGCCGACTTCGAATTACAAAAAGCTCTCAGCCTATTTCAACCAGGATTACGGCGCCGGGCAATACCGGGGGATCTACCTGCAGGGAAACGAACATGTCCGGCGGATCTTTACGGCCTGGATGGAACCGTTCCACGACTTCGGCATGACGGCCGTTTCCATTCAGAGCGTGGGCAGCACCGACCATGCGCCGTTCGACGACGCCGGTCTTCCCGGTTTTCAGTTCATCCAGGACCGCATCGCCGGAACGGCCGGACACACGAACCTCGATTTCTTCGACACCCTGTCCGCCGAGGACCTGATGAAGAACGCCGTCATCATGGCCGCCTTCGCCTATCATGCGGCCATGGCGGACGAGAAGCTTCCGCGCAAGACGGTGAAATAAATCCGCCCGGGCGCCCGGCGACTATAACCGGAAGTTGCGGCGGGATTTCATTCCGGCCATGGGACCGGCGGCTTCGGCTTCGTCGAGACTGAAGAAGGCCGTGTGGACGACCGCCTCATCCGCGGTCAGAGCCGACCCGACCATCCCCTTTCCGGCATAGCGATAATAGGCCCCGAAGCCGACCGATTTTTCCGGCTGTTCATCGCAGGCGCCGGACGCGGCCAGAAAGGCGCGGGCGTCATCGGCCGACGGGACCTTGGGGGCCTTGCCCTCATCAGCGCTTCCGCCGGCTTTCGCCGCTTTTCCCCGACCCCGCCGCTTCTTCTTGATCTCGGCGGTCATCATGGCCTCCATGGCATAGCTTTTGATGAGCTTGGCGAAGAGCCGCTTGAAGGCGACGGGGCTCGAGAGGAAATCGAATCCGACGGGACGGCCTTCGAGAAAAACCAGCATCCCCTGCTGGTTGTCCCCGGCCGTGAACGGCTTCATGTAGGCGTCAAGATCCGCCCCCTTGGCGTCGTAGACGTCCTTCATGGCGCCGGTCGAGGTCGGGACATCGGATTCATCGACTATACTTCGGACACAGTCCCAAATCATGTTTTGGTCCGACCGGAATTCCTTATGGACCGAAAGGTTGTCGTGCACGGCTTTCATGTTGACGCTTCGAAGCTTCCGGTCCATCTGATGGCCCGATTCATCAAACTGCCTCGACACATAGCTCCAGCGGCCCTGCTCGGTGCAGCTCACCGGAATCCTGAGGTTGGACTTCGCGGCGACCAGGATCGTCGCATTGATGATCCGGTTCTGCTTGGCGCCCGCAAGCTCCTCGCCGTCAAGGAGCAGAACCGCAACATCGCCCCGGTTTTCGACCTGAAGATCCGGCACCGAGCCGCCCTCGCTGATCTCGGTCACCGAGAAAACACCCGCCTCGATCGCCTCTCCGAGCGTCAGATACCGCGGCCCGCCGTTCCCGGCCCGGCGCAGAGGATAGACGGCCATGTTTTCGAAGACCTGGACCTCTCCGATCTCCATCTCCCCAACGAATTTTTCGATAGTTCTCCCCATTGTTTTTCTCCTTTTTTGATTTTTTATGATATCGCCGGCTCGTTTTCCGGCCTCCCCCCGGAGGCCGGCGAGCTAGCCCGATCGATTCGACACGCCGTTTTTCAAAACAGCTCTCCGATCTCGTCCCGGATTTCCTCCGCCGGAATTCCGGCCAGCTTCGAGGCCCGATCGACGTCCAGGACACCCGAGGCCACCGCACGCCGCACCAGGTTCCGGAAACGCGACGCACGCTCCGCGCCAGAAAAGTCCACGGGTTCGACGACCGACCAGCCGCGCGCTTTCACGGTTTCCCGGAAGGCCCGGAGCCGCCGGCCGCTGATGAGACCCAAAGCCCGGGCCCGATACATGACGGCCTGGAGCGATATTCCGAAGGCCGTCTTGATTTCCGCAAGCTCCCCCAGCGTGACGCGCCGCCGCGGCCCGCCGGAGAAAGCCTTTTCGGCCGCCGATTCGGGCAACAGGAAAGCGCCCGCGAAGCGGTGGCACAAATCCTCCTCGCCCTCGCTCTCCGGAAATCCGCACAGGATGTGGGCCAGCTCATGGGCGGCCGTGAACCTGACCCGGTCGTCCGGAAAATCCCGGCTCACGGCGATGAAGGGCACGGCCGGATCGGCGCCGAAGGTCCCCGACAATCCCTCGAAGCCCTCGATGCCGCGTGTCTCGAAAACCCGGATACCCCGGTCTTCGAGAAGACCGAGCAGATTGACGATCGGCCCCGAACCGAGATCCCAGCGGCGCCGGACCTCGACCGCCGCCGTTTCGACCTCTGTGGGCGATCCAACCGGAAGATTCCGGATGGGGTTTTCGAATCGGGAGGTCGTTCCCAGAAGCGCTTCGAGCCCGAGACACCTCTGAAGATAATCGGCCAGCCGGTGCTTGAGCATGGAGGCCGATCTGGCCGGAAGCTTCTGCCCTTCCCGGAAGCGGATTCGGCCCGCGCCGGCCCCGGCCTCCCAGGCTTCAAGATAGCGGGCCCGCCTTTCCGCGAGCGAAGGAAAACGCTCGGAACGCCGAACGGGCGCCGCGTCCCGAATCCGATTCGGAATTTCGTCTCTTCCGGCCTCAGAAATGTAACAATAGACGGCAGACGGCTCATGGCTTTTCTCGGGCGTAAGGCCCAGAACAGCGTCTCCGAGCGGCGATACGCCTTGAGTCGCCTCATCGAGAACTTGTCCCAGGCGTTCGAGGACCTCCGGCGAGGGCATCATCAGCCCTCTTTCGTACTTGCTGATGGCCTGCTTCGTGACCATTCCACCCATTTTGGAGGCCAGGTCTTCCATGCTCATGCCGGCCATTTTTCGGGTCGCCCGAAGGCGCACACCGAATTCCGCATCGAACAGTGTGTCTTCCTTCGCCTTCTTCATGCTTCCCTCCGGATGTAGACATATTAATATAATATTTGACGCTTGTCAACCTTTTTCTTGCTGCTTTGGCTGCTGGATATTATTGTTATTAAAGTAATTATAATTTTTTGTACAAATATTTAAAAAAACGATTCAATGTTATATTTGTCATTTTTCATTTGTTGATGATGCCTATCCGGCATCATAGAAAGCCATCGAGAGATTCTTTGGGCAGCCGATGACCGTCAAAAGCGGGAAAGTCCGCCGGACACAAATCTCAGATTCTGCAGTCGGCCCACGTTGAGCAAAATGAATCCGTCGATCCGGCCGTCCGCGCCGCGCGTGAATTCGAGCATTCCCAGCCAGCCGGAATGAAACTTGTCGCCGTTGACATGTTCGAGAACGGCGCTTTCGAATCCCAGGTACTTCTTGAAGGTCGCGGGCAGGCGGAGTTCAAGCCGGCCGTCTTCGAAAACAATCGGATATTCGACCTCCAATTCGGGTTGATGGTACCGGCCCGCATACGCGGGAATCTCCTCAGGGCTCAAGGATCGGATCTCTTCAACCCGGCGGGCCGCATGATCCTCCCCTCGTTGATGCCAGATCATTTCGCTCACCGTTCCATCCTCCGCCGCGACAAATGTGCACTGGGCGTCGAATTCCTTGAGAAAGAAGGAGTTTTCGCTCTCCGCAAAGAGCTGGAATTTTTGATTGCCGGGAAGAGACAGCCGAAAGACGTCTTTCTCCAGGACAAAATCCATTTCCATGCCGTCGGGCAGGAGATAGCGGCCTTCGAACGCTTTGACGCGCTCGACATCCAAATCGACGGCC
Protein-coding regions in this window:
- a CDS encoding protein kinase; translation: MVTKTLDSPAPELKKGMLFANKYRIGSEIGRGGMGVVFKAEDTKLKRPVALKLLPLEQSQSPEAKERFMREAQAAAALDHANICTVYEVEEQDGQMYIAMAYIDGMSLKERINRKPLKIAEVLDIALQVAEGLGEAHRKGVIHRDIKPANIMLAAGGAVKIMDFGLARMEGAGDLTRTDAVMGTVAYMSPEQALGQKVDHRTDIWSFGSLLYEMLAGRGPFQGGHEQAVFQAIIHGEPDPIAALRQDIPAGLAGILEQCLRKNALNRYPGFQALIHDLKDVNLHGMADAPAPSTKKPSPSIAVLPFADMSPAKDQDYFAEGIADELINALAHIQDLRVVARTSAFILKGMNLDIREIGRKLDVKAVLEGSVRKAGNRLRITAQLINVEDGFHLWSERYDRDMADIFAIQDEITAAIVDSLKVTLKIGEKTALRKRSTEDPEAYSLYLKGLYFCSRPSPESFEKALNLFRAAIDKDPGFAQAYTGVAMVHGGRGNMNMASPAEMWPKAKAAVAKALSLDENLAEAHAVAAMMSLWFEWDWDAAGRSLDKAVSLNPGHAMSHGAYGWYGLNRRRFDDAIREINKALEIDPLMPLFYAWSIGLHVAVGNPDEALREFTRALDIEPNNGLAHFHAGMAYLRKGLLDEALDTFEKGKRLAIFPGWIEGNLGLIHVMKGNREKAARILEGMIENKKKIENLSSVSTAWLSGALGKLDLAFEFLNRAYEERDTLMPFIHIYTGWFSPAMTVDPRFKALLAGLKLDF
- a CDS encoding M20/M25/M40 family metallo-hydrolase, whose protein sequence is MSKSRKAVPAIIAALVLITLSSTAQSPVRWDAVAKIREEGLQRSQVMDIAGYITDVLGARLTNSEAMKRAQDWAAEKMSSLGLANVVAEPFMDYGVTWDNEYFSLHMIEPDYTPMTGFPLTHTPGTPGRLVCPVVVADVRTQADLEPLKGKLRGAAVLASPPLPISQAALAQGVRRLTDEDLRKLEENVVPPPARPAPPPPNPDVLKPEDKIAFFKSEGAAAVFQCDGGRPGVVIGFARPGTKDDMWSREKSLDSLPIVAVTPEHYNRMVRILKRGIPVNIEIEIRNRHGEEVMPAANLIGEIPGTDLKDEIVMIGAHFDSWHASPNASDNASGCAVVLEAARILKAVGAVPRRTIRVALWSGEEQGIFGSKAYVLRHFGNPKDPDNPPTSNYKKLSAYFNQDYGAGQYRGIYLQGNEHVRRIFTAWMEPFHDFGMTAVSIQSVGSTDHAPFDDAGLPGFQFIQDRIAGTAGHTNLDFFDTLSAEDLMKNAVIMAAFAYHAAMADEKLPRKTVK
- a CDS encoding DUF6569 family protein, which translates into the protein MGRTIEKFVGEMEIGEVQVFENMAVYPLRRAGNGGPRYLTLGEAIEAGVFSVTEISEGGSVPDLQVENRGDVAVLLLDGEELAGAKQNRIINATILVAAKSNLRIPVSCTEQGRWSYVSRQFDESGHQMDRKLRSVNMKAVHDNLSVHKEFRSDQNMIWDCVRSIVDESDVPTSTGAMKDVYDAKGADLDAYMKPFTAGDNQQGMLVFLEGRPVGFDFLSSPVAFKRLFAKLIKSYAMEAMMTAEIKKKRRGRGKAAKAGGSADEGKAPKVPSADDARAFLAASGACDEQPEKSVGFGAYYRYAGKGMVGSALTADEAVVHTAFFSLDEAEAAGPMAGMKSRRNFRL
- a CDS encoding XRE family transcriptional regulator codes for the protein MKKAKEDTLFDAEFGVRLRATRKMAGMSMEDLASKMGGMVTKQAISKYERGLMMPSPEVLERLGQVLDEATQGVSPLGDAVLGLTPEKSHEPSAVYCYISEAGRDEIPNRIRDAAPVRRSERFPSLAERRARYLEAWEAGAGAGRIRFREGQKLPARSASMLKHRLADYLQRCLGLEALLGTTSRFENPIRNLPVGSPTEVETAAVEVRRRWDLGSGPIVNLLGLLEDRGIRVFETRGIEGFEGLSGTFGADPAVPFIAVSRDFPDDRVRFTAAHELAHILCGFPESEGEEDLCHRFAGAFLLPESAAEKAFSGGPRRRVTLGELAEIKTAFGISLQAVMYRARALGLISGRRLRAFRETVKARGWSVVEPVDFSGAERASRFRNLVRRAVASGVLDVDRASKLAGIPAEEIRDEIGELF